The segment atgttatgtcgctcagttttttggcttgaagtttgtgaatccgggaaaaacccaggaaaaatccataaataagccgcttcgttgtttaagacgcggggttcaaaatgtgggaaaaagcggcttatagtccgaaaaatacggtaatcatataaacaattaaaaatatttacacaaatatttactaGTCATATATTTGAATATTGACAAAACAGGTAACCTGAGATCCACATCATGTAACCAGTCTGGCAGAACTAAATGAATTCAAATTGAATACAAAGATCTGCATTTTATAAGTTTATTCAGCACATGAAGTAAATCAGCACATTAGCTtgaaaccacttcattgttgagtgtgtgcatgtctgaatatacacacagtatatcttAAAAACAGTAACAGTCTTAAAAAGTGTtaatggtcatattttctatacTAATGTGACTTTCTTTTACTATTTAAAGCTACAGACAACAGTACCAGGCATTAACTCCATTACATttcctgtgtgagtgtgtatgtatttacaaAGTGAGCTCCTATTGTACTAGTTTACTTGTGTACAATTTTTCtcatcaattaaaacatttttatttactctttttcatatttatcagGGGACATAGGGAAATTAAAGGGCTGTGTCTTCAGAGCCAAATAGCTTGACTGCTGTCTCTTTTCCATTGCATTCTGGCCCAAAACCATTGAAGTCTGGAGGAAGGAGTTCAGCACTGAAGTCTCTGAAGTAGGCATCCAGATTGTCACCATGAATAAAAACCTGAGCACAGTGTAAAGAGGAGATTAAAGCCATCATCTCTGTAAAGAagttcattaaataaaagaactGGTACAGACTTTACTGTTATTCAAATCTGAGGTTTCATCAATGTCATTAAAGACTCATAAAGGAAATATGATCAGAACGTTCAGTAACAGTAAATTCGAAAGCTAAGGATGTATTTCCTGGTCAATTAAAGTCTTAGTTCTGTTTAGATGGTGTGGATTAATTTAGCATAACAGCAGCTGTGAGAGTAGTGACAGCTGTCACAGGTTTCTATTCATTTACTCCTAATACTTTCTGTAGGTAGCAATTTACGAAATGGACTTATACTGAGTTTACTGTGGGGAGACATTTAGCATTTCTGGAATGAGTCTCTAGTGTCATTGATTTGTGCCAATTAGAGGTAAAGCTGTAAGTCATCAAGACAGAGGGTTTAGGGACTGTGAAATATGCATGCTAAGGAAGAGCGgtaatgaaatgaaacagtGGCAGCAGAAACAATAATTCACCATTTACTTTAGCAGGATTAAGGATTCTGATCAGGTGAACATGATCCTATTAGATCCTAATCTGAATGGTTAACTGGGAAATTATAGATTTGGTTTactgaaaatatacattttaagtgATCACATGATAGGGTGAATCTAAAATGGAAGAAAGGGGGAATGCCTTGACACAACTCAACACAAGGGCTAGACTCCCAACACTAAAAATTAATTCTTGCATTCTTGAACTACATGTGACATCACTTACCCTTTCCAGTAATTTGCTTTTCATGAAGGACTTGGCCACATTGTAAGTGGTTGTGAAATACCAAGGCTGGTGGATCACATGCACAGCTTTGAAGCGTGCAGGAAACGAGtcctatatatttatttaaaataataataataataaaaattctagacaTTACTGAATTACCAATTCTGAACTATACATATATTCTGTGAATATTACCTGCAACATGTCCACCATCTTTTTCAGCTCAGTGTGTTTGATTCCAGCAGCATGCTGCATAGTAAAGCCCTTAAAGTTTTCAATAAGTACAAACCCATTGATCTGAGTCTCCTCGTTTTCCAGAAGTTTCTCCAGGATTGCACAGTAAGCCCGCAGAGTCTTTCATGAAGGATAGATAAGGTTATGTTTGAAGATTAGAGTTAACACAAAGCACCAAacttatactttttttacttctcaAAATGGCATGGTCATGTGACATGAGAATTTTAATTGTGAATGAAACTATTTCAGCAGTGGCATAATTGGAATGATAAAACGCATGacaaattcatatttatatctattttaatttcttttttgagAAAACCAATAATGAAAGAGtaaattatacactatattttttgttaatttcacccgcaaatgtatttcatttgtgCCTTTTTGAACACTGCTAATGATATGCAACAATGCATTCCATGTAGTTCCTGTTTCAACCACTGCTAGTGCTGTTGCACTTTAGAAAAATCCAAAACAATccaattataaaatgttttacagaaCATTAGTTGATGCTGGTGCCAAAAATGAATGTCTGTATTGATTTCCTTATTTTAATCTCTGAAAGAAAAGCGGGTCTTAGGCGTCTGTTTGACCAGATCAATGTTTTGAGTGTAATTAGTGTTTCAGACACATACTTCATCAAAAGTGACCTCTTCCAAATCCCAGTTCTCTATGTTGAAAAGGAGCACCACACAGCCATTCTTGTCCCGTGTGCTGAGTATTTGTGGATATCCAGCCTCGATGGTACTACGCACTGCTTCAGGGTTCAAATTCTCAAACAGTTCGGGGTGGTCACGTCGAAAACGCACATAACCTGTTGTAAAGAATAATTCAGCATAAACTTAAAGGGGAAAAGGGTGCCAGTGCGATGGTCGGTAGCACGCATgaacacaaacccacacacacagacacaaagacaATAACTTTACTGTCTTGCTTTGTCTTGCACATCCTCTGGAATAATTAACCTCACCACAAAGTATATATTCACATGCAGCTGATGCTGGTAAAAGATGTATCAAAGCCTGTCCTATCTGTCTAGTGATAACTATACCAAAATAATTGTGTCCTATAATAAATGTGTCCTGATTACACACAAAGAGCTTCTGTAATAGCTCCTGCCAAAGCCCAATTAAGGCAAATTAGGAGGAGAACAGAACTGTCAGTTACACAAAAGCAGTGGCATGTAATAAGCAAATAACAATGACAATCTATCAGATATGAGAGACCCAGGGAATTGTTCAACCACCCTTCATGAGCTCATAAGCCCTGGCCACGTCAAACTTGCGTGCACGGATGAACCTCAGCAGCAGAGAATCTGGTTTGTCCCCAAATTTCTCCTTTACTCCCATGGACAAATCATCTATATTCTCGGCCTTTTCACACATCAGGGATCTCAGCTCCTTTACTGCAGACACTCTCTTCTCTGCTGTTTCATTCAGCTCATCCTTTGCCTGTAGCATAAAAGTCAGAAGTGAATTTTACAATGGTCACGCTATTACTAATAAAAGACtgaagctttattttttttttatattttatttcctgttgttgtttttttttttaaaccataaataatgatttaatcatATTATCCATCCCTGTTTATCATAGCATTTAATTGTACTTaaattttttgtctatttttgatGTGTGGAAATTCTGACGTAATATTCTCAAAGTGCCCAtgttcataaaataataatatatataataataatatatgtaaaataataaatggctgtaataataatataaaatcttttactggcacattacatttacatatagtGATACTGGTATAAagcatatttattttagtttggtACAATTTTTATGAatgattttagattttaaattgctaaataatttttttttttttcttatgtcagtgctattgttttgtttcattatttgtatttgcaaaCTGAAGTCTATTTCTTACTTCCATTTGTttctatttcagtttttttcattATACTGTCTGTAGTCATTGTAGTTTTTAAtgtaagaatatataaaaggaCTTACATATTTCTTTGTTAACAATAAAATTACTTTGATGATCATTCTTCTTCtcattattattgatattattaatgttataattactattattattattattattattattattattattattattattattattatttattcatgcacAACAGCAATGGCacccgtcagctttcacatgcaAGTGcaaatttgatataaacaattcttactttttatatctcacacctagtAAAATTGACATATTTTGTCTAATATCTCCTCCTTCACAATTTACGTACACCAATCATCTTACggggctttgcatatcccaccttttgcttaCGTGTTTTCTGGTAAGTTTCCACCTATTCTTAGTAAAATTACACCCATTtccaggaggcctcgttcacctccatacgattctaatttacatgtacaacaGACATCTCTTGATAGTGACcctgtcttaaaaaaaatcccctgaTCATGCACTTTTGGACAGAATGCAACAGATCATTCACCGCAATATTTACACCTTTTCTTAACATCTCGTCTGGGTTTTTCCctatgtctgcaaatcatcctttgttttgttttgtgtactaAATTTTAGTAGATCATAGTTCATCTAAGAATGAGATTCTGAATAGCAAGCACTACAAATTATTTAACATGTCTTGGATTGGACGTCCAATCATTTTCGAAGAAATAAAGCATTTGCaagaaatttaaaaagaaataataaaataaaaggaacaaataTGTAAATACCTTCTGTACTGTGTAATCAAGTAGTTTTTGACAAGGCCCAAACACTCGCCCATGATCCTTTACGGTCAGATGCTCAAGCTTGGAGCGCAGGGCCTGCTCATCCTCTGAGACCATGCGGAAAGTTCCGGTCTATTTAACAAAGAGACAAAGTTTGATGCAACCATTGTGAAAATCAAAGAGATGAAATCCCAACTCCCAGCTCTTTTCACAAAATCATGCAGTTTTTATGCAAAAACAGTAacaattactactactactactactactactactactactactactactactactactactactaataataataataataataaaaataacaataataatgataataaatatgaaCTGATGCGAAGAAATAGAAATATGATGCATGTGAACTTACAGAAGCCATAATCTCCAGATCTTTAAGCAGTGTATTAGTCTGTAAAGAGAGAACAGATATTCTTCACTTTTAATTCCTTTTACTGCCGAGGTGGTACTATTGCTGCAAATTTAACTCGCATGAATCGTGCAATTAAACCCACAgatataaacaacaacaaaaaaactgtaGTCACTTGTAGCTCCACTAGAAATTTTGCTAAGAAAAAACAGCTATCTTTATAATGTACAAGCAACCCATTGGCATCAACCAGGTCTCTGGTTCTATCTTGGTTAGGGGTACATTTGTGGAGTTGGGGATGAAAAATCAGCGCAGCTCCAGTTGAACCATTTCACTTGAAAGGGACTGTAATTCTAATTCTGTTGTATTGCTGAAATACTGCCTTGTGCCAGAGAAAGCAAACGTATTAGCATAAGTAGCAGTAATATAGTACTTTATACcactaaaaacaatataaaatacactgTTAATGAGGCTCATGCTAACACAAAAATAACTGACAGATAGAATAAGGTATTTCAGTAATCCCCACAATAATAACACTtcttacattacactacacaatttattaataaactaacatttttactttagtaTATCATAAGATATTGCCATATAAACACCAGAAAGACATGTGGCACCAAGCAAGCTGGTTCTCttcagcacttttattttatgaacaACATTAATTGTAAAAATCTCATATCTTACAGTCAGGAATAAAATGACACCATGCCTTACCTTAGTCAGAGTGAAACACTAATCCCTTTCTGTCCAGAATGAGGAATCAGGCAGATATGGGCTGTTGGGACGATGAGGCACTCAGGGAAAGGGGCTGCAGGAGGGGCAGAATTGCAAACGGCTGTAAAGGCAAAAGCCTGTACATCCGTGAAATTGtgcaatcatgtggcagcagtgcacTACATAAGGTCGTGGAGATGCAGCTCAAGATTTTGAATGAATgtttatatcatattattatataaatatcagaATAAGGAGGAATGATGGCAATGACTTTAACCATGGAATGGTTGTTAACAAATTGCTAATGTTCTGGGATTGTTATGCACAACAGTTTTCACATCACAAAAAAAGCAGAAGTTCTGCAGGTGAAAACCATTTGTGGATGAGTTCAGAGATGTGGTCTTGTACTTTTGTAGCCTAACATCTCATGATTTGGCAGGTTGTGCATCCTGTTAGGCAACAAAAGTACAAGACCACAAAAACAAGAATCTAATAAATTTTAAGGCACGGATTACCAGATTACCATTACCAGAGTCAACTGGTTTTCaacattctaaataaaaatgattgaaaCTAAGATAAAACCCTTGACCTGTATGTGCCTCATTACATGAAGAATAATGTTCATtgttattgtttaatttttcagGCTGGGACAAAACAGTGACTATTGTCATTGGTCCTTTCAACAGAAGAAATGAACTCATTGCAATGGAACCTTCAATGTTTCAAGGTAAGTTTCTGTTTACTTCCTCCTGCATGATATATTTCCTGCAACACCTCTGTCTTTAACATGCATAGAACCTGTTCTTCATGGTTCAACCTTTCAGTCCATATACTGAACACAAAGATATAAAACCTCCACTAAACACTGCTGGACCTAATACACTCaaaccacactcactcacttcacTCATATCTATCATATATCATAGCCTTACCaacctgtacatatgtaaatatatttacatttctggtTATATGCTTGTTGATGGGGAAGTATAGAGacggtcagaaggagttgcattgtgtgtttgtagatttagagacagtgtacgacagggtggcgagagaggagttgtggtattgtatgagaaagtcagttgtgtcaaagaagtatgtgagggtggtgcaggacatgtataaggaaagcagtgaagtgtgcagtaggaacgacagacagtgttgggcaacgttacttttaaaagtaatgcattacaatattgagttaatccccaaaaaagtaactaattatgttacttagttactttttatggaaagtaatgcgttatattacttttgcgttacttttgcgttacttgtatctctttcacgccttacaggtgtaacaggtgtaatatagataattgccattaagaaatcagttatattagggcaaaagacatgtcttaaacatttaaaatgcttaataacttcttagagaacaatcagatgatcgactaaattttgaccacaaggctgaacacttcccagtcgcacttctgtacactgctttacaATCTGCCTTCACTGTCAGAAATGTAACTATCAttcgtgtatataaggttaagggtgtgggctgcacaccggtgatgtggagggagaacatgcCTTTCGCTGTCATCACGTAAAACTttgtgcaattccgtaaatatgacctcgtcctcgtctacatcattctctgcttcatcatcagcttgaaacattctgaacgcttttacaaagttcgcgctattatcagtgaccatggcagtttatcttcccacaaagagcaaatgagctgtgaatttgctctctatctccactgcgatggcatcgtacatgtgtctcccacggaaaacttttattctgagcagtccatagatcTGCAGAGGTTCTTTATATagaagttttctatatttctgtctccatttccatatattcaacattGCATAACgttgcatatattcaacattttacacacacacacgcacacacacacacacacacacacacacacacacatctgtagtgctgtgctttgaatgcagtttttttttttttgaagtggtactttttgcagttgacaagagcttttcaccaacacataatctacacttaaccattattcctttcttcttttcctcgactatttaaaaataataagaatacttccatcacagtaatgttattctctggtttgccatctccgcttctgaccagcttctgttcccgcggctcgcacgtatgagtgtgcgattctacgtgactacgttcattttaattcagtatttatttttttatgcaaaataataactGAAAAGAAACTcgcattactttaaaaaaaaaagtaactcagatattaatatgtaaatgtataaagtaacgcgttactttactcgttactccagaaaagtaatattattacttgtaacgcgttacccccaacactgacgacagactggttcaaggtggaggttggactgcatcaaggatcggctctgagccctttcctgtttgcagtggtgatgaacaggttgacagacaaggtcagacaggagtctccctggactatgatgtttgcggatgatattgtttttttgtggtgagagtagggagcaggtggagaagagcctggagaggtggatgtacatgctggagaaaaggggaatgaaagtcaataggagtaggacagagtacatgtgtgtaaatgtgaggaagggcagtggagtggtgcggttgcagcgagaagaggaggagaaggtggaggagttcaggtacttgGGTGTCAACAgggcaaagtaatgaagagtgtgttagagaggtgaagaaaagagtgcaggcagggtggagtgggtgaagaagagtggcaggagtaatttgtgatagtagagtgtctgcaagagtgaaagagaaagtttataggactgtggtgagacctgcgatgttgtatggtatgacagtggcattgagtaaaagacaggaggtggagctggtggtagcagagctaaagatgctgagattttgaTTGTAAGTgatgagaatggacaggattagaaatgagtttattagcattaaggacgttttagagacaaggtgagggaggcaagattgagatggtttggacagagtctaatctaatctaccATGTCAGTGTCTGCCAACATAACTGGACATCTGTTAAACAACCACTAATAAAATTTACATATAGCTATAGAAACATGACAtctcaaaatatatttatattctaagAATAATTTCCAGAGtgtcaataataattaaataaatataaaataattaataacaaagggagagattttgagtgaaaatataattataacatcTGTTACAATTAGTTAATTAGATTAgatattaatttaaggtacatttagaacggACAAAAAATGTGGGATtaaagttgcgattaatcacaagttaacgcATGACAataatgtgattaaatattttaattgttagaCAGCCCCAGtattaatatagtaataatataacattaatatGATGCGAGTTTCAGTTACAAGCGTGAATTTAAAACAGGTAGAGgaaatggctactttttacttaagtacatgtcagagcccaaacttcctCACGTTAACTttaagtgtagtcagtacttcaacttttattagagacttttaaaacatgagtatctctACTTGTACTCGAGTGTGAAAaatatgtgtacttttgccatctctggttCCATGTGACTTGCAAGTCATTAGACACACAGCAAACACCTCTCTCTGATTTATTCCAGGCAACGCTAGTGCACATGCTGCATAATCCTAATGCTAAAGTACTGAAAAGAGGAGAATTTATCCTGGAGTCAGTAATGAGAactaaatgagaaaaaatgctTGAATTCAAATGAAGCAGGATTTACTGATCGCAGGCTAAACTCAACACTGCCTCCTAGTCATCCACGGGGTAATGACTTAATACTTAGCTTTGGAGTCTCACTGTCTATTGTGTGATAATTCTCTGTAGTAAAATCACCTTCTTTCACATAGTTTGCttaaaaataaggaaaatacAAGAATAAATCGCATGCATTTGTCACCACAGGGGATTTATTGACCATGTATGGCACAATCCAAAATCACTCCTACCTCATTTGTTGTTGCACCAATGAAAGGACaatgtataaagaaaataaaaaaataaaataaaaaaaaactacaaaaaaaccTCAGTAATATAGCACACATTTACAGCAACCTTTTACATTTCAACAGTCTTGTTGGGAAAAGGTTTGTCAgttttttgttctgtatttcAAGCTCTTCAGTCTTTAACATTGTTCTTATAAAGCAGACTTTAATATAACAAGTTTTTGATCAAACCtataaaaagacaaatacaagcAGAAGACATTTGTCAGTATTATAAGGACATAGTGCTTATTAAATCTCGATTCTGATTCTTCAGATGGTGTTGAGTAAAATTCTGTTACAGAAGAGAGCACAATCGTTTTAACTACTAGGCAAATCAGGCATCATAACGTGATATAAATGTCATTCTAATAATCACATaatttgtttctatagtaacacaaATACAGAAACTTGCTTCATGAATGCTCCATGGTGGAGCTGTTTAGCTTTTAGAGGGAGTATCGAATGTCAGTTCTTCCAGAGATAACGTTCTgactttaattacattttctttacatttaatttacattttccaaAAGAGGAAAGTGTTTAGTGACAAGGGATaagatgagacaaaaaaaacccaaatagaaataaagaataaGTAAATGAGCACTGAAGATAAGTTTTAGGGATGTTTTACattagaataattttttttaatataggtACTTGTCAGATTGATGTGGTGTAAAAGGAAACACACCACATGCTGTTattaaaagaaagtaaaataaacaaaataaaaccaaacaatcTTCTGCATTTCGGGCCATGTGACACCTCCCCAACCTTGATTccttttctattaaaaaatgtcTGTTTCACATATCACAAATCATCACACAACTTTTGACCATATTATCAAAATGATGAATTGGACTCTCCGTAGTCTTTTTTTCAATTCCATACAACACATTTTTTGTCCAAAATGTATGTACCTCATAagacagtctttttttttttgtccaaatcaGACACATTTTCATGTCAGGACTATTATATGTCAGGACTGCTTTTTCAGCATTGAAACATAGATaatatattaacttttttttacaatcacaACACTGTGCATGAATACTGCAATTACTGGTTAGTAATCAGCCAAATAAGGTCTGATTActtattaaaagaaattatgcttaaaagtaattaaaaatcaTCTTAAATCTCTTTAGGTATTTAAAACCTCCTATTGAAATCATACATTAGATTTAACATTCAAATTGCATGTTAAACAAATAACTAAATTGGTCCTTTTTACTGTGTTGCACTCTGCACCTTTGTATGGCATTTGATGattgtgatttataaaaaatcCTCTGAAAATCAGTGGtgcaaataatgaaaataaaaaatatatcaaatttgTTGCTCagttgaaatataaatataaatctgaaataaaaaaataagtttctTAGTCTATGAAACACAAAGAGGCCATGAGAGAGAAGCCGAGTAAGATGAAGAGCACTTTGAGGAGCTGTCGCTCTGGGGAGTTGAGTTCATGAGGGAGAATCTCcagaaatgtaatgtaaatgaatgttcCTGCTGCCAAGCCCTCCAGCACAGCCTGGACTAATGCCCCCATCTGTAGCTGAGCTTCACTCACCCCGATGCCGATAGCAATTCCCATTGGAGACATGATGGAAAACACAAGGATGTAGATGATGAGCCAAATGGGCCCCACGGCACTCTGGATCAGCTTTACTGAGAGGCTAAAGACAATGATGCTCTTGTGGACCAAGATGGCAATGCAGATTTCCAAAACCTTGACAGGATTCAAATAAGAAAGAGAAACGTTTCTTTTTCAGCACTTTTTCGTAACTTGACATGAGTGGTACAGCTACAGTGAATGAAAAGAAGCATAAAAACGAACATAAAACACAAGATCAAGTTGCAAAAGTGAAACGCTTTCACATTTAACAAGTTCCTGAATTTCTGCCAAACAAAAGAGTTGAAAATGAGTTGTAACTATGGTAATATGCTGTTGAAGCAGAAATGGATATCAAGCCAGCATACGTCAATGTTTATGCAAGTTCCTACTTTGTTAGCTGTGCCAGTTTGACAACTTcgaaagtgggaaaaaaatctaaaagatcTAAAAACTAGTTTTATGGTGatgaatagtaaaaataaaactgctgtATATTAAGTCAAACACCAAGCAATCGCTTTTTGCAAATGCCTCCTTGCAATGTCAGTTTGATGGAATCTAGGTTCTAGAAATTTCAGGATTCCACAGCAAGACAGATAGATTTGCTGTTTCGattaatataatcataaaagCAGCCAATAAAATCCACGTATATAGGAGGTTATGTACCGTAATTtgcggactattaagcgcacccatatataagccccacccactgaatttgacaaagatttttattttaaacataaataagccgcacctgtctataagccgcctacactgaaactaatgaactttacacaggctttaatgaaagacagtgtctgttacacggtgtaacaggtgaaatatgttgtggctcctttaagagcagagcggcattttaggaatagcctgccgccgcatttatccggtattactgcatgtgtgcaaggcc is part of the Silurus meridionalis isolate SWU-2019-XX chromosome 9, ASM1480568v1, whole genome shotgun sequence genome and harbors:
- the rlbp1a gene encoding retinaldehyde-binding protein 1a, which codes for MASTGTFRMVSEDEQALRSKLEHLTVKDHGRVFGPCQKLLDYTVQKAKDELNETAEKRVSAVKELRSLMCEKAENIDDLSMGVKEKFGDKPDSLLLRFIRARKFDVARAYELMKGYVRFRRDHPELFENLNPEAVRSTIEAGYPQILSTRDKNGCVVLLFNIENWDLEEVTFDETLRAYCAILEKLLENEETQINGFVLIENFKGFTMQHAAGIKHTELKKMVDMLQDSFPARFKAVHVIHQPWYFTTTYNVAKSFMKSKLLERVFIHGDNLDAYFRDFSAELLPPDFNGFGPECNGKETAVKLFGSEDTAL